A part of Thermodesulfovibrionales bacterium genomic DNA contains:
- a CDS encoding carbohydrate porin: protein MKRRQKAFIVTIVFQSLGIFFCTQAFAQEGVQTYSGDLWSRSTLTGDWGGARNDLAKKGVTLDLNLTQIGQGNVSGGKSIGWEYGGRGNLTLNLDTQKMGLWPGGFLTVEAEGTFGNSINAKTGSLMAVNSNQIYPMPNSDQFNIPNVTFTQFFSHYVGVTTGKMDTTSGDANEFAHGKGDTQFFNLAFNINPVALVTVPYSTLGAGLIVLPTSDPNAALITVMAMSSDGRANSDGFNDLFKGNTTYAASGRLRTDFFGMTGHQSVTATYSTKNYTSISQSLRLFVENRSIQEKDNSWSFFYNFDQYVYEPRKGSGQGIGMFGRFGASDGNPNPVHYFFSIGLGGKGVIPRRPLDEFGLGYYYMDVKNPNFTGPRETREFLRDEQGFEAYYSFAITPWMKLSPDIQVIRPSQKEVIKLRTGDILGRPVPTVVREDIDTAVVPGLRLQVIF, encoded by the coding sequence ATGAAGAGACGGCAGAAAGCATTTATTGTGACAATCGTATTCCAATCGTTGGGGATCTTTTTCTGCACTCAGGCATTTGCACAGGAAGGGGTCCAGACTTACTCCGGTGACCTGTGGTCGAGATCGACCCTGACCGGCGATTGGGGCGGGGCCCGTAATGATCTGGCCAAGAAGGGCGTGACCCTCGATCTGAATCTCACCCAGATCGGTCAGGGCAACGTCAGCGGGGGGAAGAGCATAGGATGGGAGTACGGAGGCCGGGGGAATCTCACGCTCAACCTGGATACGCAGAAAATGGGGTTGTGGCCGGGAGGGTTCTTGACGGTGGAGGCGGAGGGCACTTTCGGCAATTCCATCAACGCCAAGACCGGTTCGCTCATGGCTGTCAACAGCAATCAGATATATCCGATGCCCAACAGCGATCAGTTCAATATTCCCAATGTGACCTTCACCCAGTTCTTTTCGCATTATGTCGGAGTGACAACGGGGAAAATGGACACCACCTCAGGAGATGCAAACGAGTTTGCCCACGGCAAAGGGGACACCCAGTTCTTCAACCTTGCATTCAACATAAACCCGGTAGCACTCGTGACCGTACCGTATTCCACACTCGGTGCGGGCCTCATAGTACTCCCAACCAGCGACCCCAATGCTGCCCTCATAACGGTGATGGCTATGAGCAGTGACGGGAGGGCAAACTCCGACGGCTTCAATGACCTCTTCAAGGGCAACACCACTTATGCAGCGTCAGGGCGGTTGAGGACTGACTTCTTCGGGATGACGGGGCACCAATCAGTCACTGCAACCTATTCGACCAAGAACTACACCTCTATTAGTCAGAGCCTGCGCTTGTTTGTAGAGAATCGCAGCATTCAGGAAAAGGACAACTCCTGGTCGTTCTTCTATAACTTCGACCAGTACGTGTATGAGCCGAGAAAAGGTTCGGGTCAGGGAATCGGCATGTTCGGCCGCTTTGGGGCTTCGGACGGTAATCCGAACCCCGTTCACTATTTCTTCAGCATAGGCTTGGGTGGAAAGGGCGTAATTCCCCGCCGGCCCCTTGATGAATTCGGACTTGGATACTACTATATGGATGTCAAGAATCCGAACTTCACCGGTCCCCGTGAGACCAGAGAGTTTCTGAGGGATGAGCAGGGTTTTGAGGCATACTACAGTTTCGCCATAACGCCGTGGATGAAGCTGAGCCCCGACATACAGGTAATAAGGCCTAGCCAGAAAGAGGTCATCAAGCTCAGAACAGGGGACATCCTTGGAAGACCGGTGCCGACGGTTGTCAGGGAGGACATAGATACGGCAGTCGTCCCCGGCCTGAGGCTCCAGGTGATTTTCTGA
- a CDS encoding anaerobic sulfatase maturase, with translation MTDKKGNAGREHKGAGRGIHVVAKPIGPLCNLDCVYCFYLEKQALFGPGEQYRMSDDVISAFIKNYITSQPAPVVEFVWQGGEPTLLGIDFFRRVIELQKPFMRQKTITNSLQTNGTLLTDEWCHFLKKHNFMVGISLDGPREVHNRYRRNRKGKGTFDDVRRGLRLLQKHRVEHNVLTCVARETAKYPLEVYRFLRNEGVEFIQFTPVVERMSDACGTPHGLRLAGPAALDREEQQTEVTRWTVIPEEYGDFLIAIYEEWVRHDVGKVFVMNFEWALNAWIGNPSPVCIHAKQCGRCVVMEHNGDVYACDHCVYPGYRLGNVVTDSLSQMVERSLHSGFGVSKETALPRWCRECKVLAACQGGCPKHRFARTNYNEPGLHYLCPGYKKFFLHIRKYLHAMTQLLGNGLPVSYIMDAAKGPLVIKLDEK, from the coding sequence ATGACTGATAAGAAAGGAAATGCCGGTAGAGAGCACAAAGGCGCAGGCCGGGGTATCCATGTCGTTGCAAAGCCTATCGGGCCGCTCTGCAATCTCGACTGCGTGTACTGCTTCTATCTCGAAAAGCAGGCCCTCTTCGGTCCGGGAGAGCAATACCGGATGTCTGATGATGTAATTTCCGCATTCATAAAGAACTACATCACGTCCCAGCCAGCTCCGGTCGTCGAATTCGTCTGGCAGGGTGGGGAACCGACCCTTCTGGGGATAGATTTCTTCAGGAGGGTGATTGAGTTGCAGAAGCCTTTTATGAGACAAAAAACGATCACCAATTCCCTCCAGACCAACGGAACGCTGCTCACGGACGAGTGGTGCCACTTCCTGAAGAAGCACAATTTCATGGTGGGGATCAGCCTTGACGGTCCAAGGGAAGTCCACAACCGTTACCGCCGGAACCGCAAAGGAAAAGGTACTTTTGATGACGTCAGGCGGGGACTGAGGTTATTGCAGAAACACAGGGTTGAACATAATGTGCTGACTTGTGTTGCCCGTGAGACGGCTAAATACCCGCTTGAGGTATACCGATTCTTAAGGAATGAGGGAGTGGAGTTCATCCAGTTCACACCGGTTGTGGAGCGCATGTCCGATGCATGCGGTACGCCCCATGGCCTTCGCCTTGCAGGGCCGGCAGCGCTTGACAGAGAAGAGCAGCAGACTGAGGTCACTCGCTGGACTGTGATCCCGGAAGAGTACGGCGACTTTCTTATCGCGATCTATGAAGAATGGGTGCGCCACGACGTGGGCAAGGTCTTTGTCATGAACTTCGAATGGGCGCTCAACGCATGGATCGGCAACCCTTCGCCGGTCTGCATCCATGCAAAGCAGTGCGGCCGTTGTGTCGTGATGGAGCACAACGGCGATGTCTATGCCTGTGATCACTGTGTCTATCCCGGATACAGACTGGGTAATGTCGTCACTGATTCGCTGTCACAGATGGTGGAGAGATCATTGCACTCTGGTTTCGGCGTGAGCAAGGAAACGGCGTTGCCGCGCTGGTGCAGGGAGTGTAAGGTCTTGGCGGCCTGCCAGGGCGGATGCCCCAAGCACCGCTTTGCAAGGACCAACTACAATGAGCCGGGTCTCCATTATCTTTGCCCAGGATACAAGAAGTTCTTTCTCCACATCCGGAAGTATTTGCATGCGATGACGCAGTTGTTAGGAAACGGGCTTCCCGTATCGTATATCATGGACGCGGCAAAGGGGCCGCTGGTGATAAAACTTGATGAAAAGTAA